A genomic window from Sceloporus undulatus isolate JIND9_A2432 ecotype Alabama chromosome 9, SceUnd_v1.1, whole genome shotgun sequence includes:
- the MAP4K1 gene encoding mitogen-activated protein kinase kinase kinase kinase 1 isoform X2, with protein sequence MVKTCKHDNIVAYYGSYIRFNKLWICMEFCGGGSLQDVYQATGPLTELQIAYVCRETLKGLSYLHNQGKIHRDIKGANILLNDHGAVKLADFGISAQLSATFARRMSFIGTPYWMAPEVAAVELKGGYNELCDVWSVGITAIELAELQPPLFDVHPLRVLVLMTKSGYQPPKLKEKARWTPAFHNFVKVTLTKNPKKRPSASKMLTHQLVTQQGLGRNLTLDLLEKLRDPDKLPRCETDEEEQEVPPPPVPRRIRSSQRQGVTSPGCTEPQAHNFGLDLRNRRSLESPNFTETTADPGYGTGSHLYSSAFSSREAATDSDNDYDDVDIPSACHASSETLSTNLPPPLPPKPKLRISSDETVAERSAARCPGKLRLRGRCSSGPIASRAPQQMPPMAAQASHLTARSVPELFPVPQIEEPPILPPKPEKKQKPDRALFKKVFNECPLHITSATAWTHPNTNELHLILGAEEGIFALNRSESEPTLELLYHSRTTWVYCIGNVLMSLSGKSSQLFSHSLLGLYEQSRREQRPGMSISPHRLLPRKNVTTTKIPDTKGCQKCCTAKNAQSNCHYLCGALEAGVVLLQWYEPMQKFMLVKYFDFPLPSPLPVFEMLMTFDEEYPLVCIGVSKGPPGQAVQFQIINLNSLTSWFIDDSSEPACSGPVQVTQLDSKTVLVLMNRSIQFVSLQGLLLQCPPQLTFDVEMESVAVVRNSVYAFWRHGVQKWILESGQVAQDLRDQRWTFRLLGASSTIVLETRPVDEPNSTSNLYVPE encoded by the exons ATGGTGAAAACGTGCAAACACGACAACATTGTTGCCTACTATGGAAGCTATATACG GTTTAACAAGCTGTGGATTTGCATGGAGTTCTGTGGAGGTGGCTCTCTTCAAGATGTCTACCAAG CCACTGGACCTTTGACAGAGCTTCAGATTGCCTATGTATGTCGAGAAACGTTGAAA GGTCTTTCTTATCTCCATAACCAAGGGAAGATCCACAGAGATATTAAG GGAGCCAACATCCTCCTCAATGACCACGGAGCAGTAAAACTGG CGGATTTTGGCATCTCAGCTCAACTCAGCGCTACTTTTGCCCGGAGAATGTCTTTCATCGGTACACCTTACTG GATGGCTCCGGAAGTGGCAGCGGTGGAACTCAAAGGCGGATACAATGAACTGTGTGATGTGTGGTCAGTGGGGATCACAGCTATTGAGTTGGCGGAGCTTCAGCCTCCCCTGTTTGATGTACACCCTTTGCG GGTCCTGGTCCTGATGACAAAGAGCGGCTATCAGCCCCCAAAGCTCAAAGAGAAAGCCCGGTG GACACCAGCCTTCCACAACTTTGTCAAGGTGACACTAACCAAGAACCCCAAGAAAAGGCCAAGTGCCTCCAAGATGCTGACT catcaacTGGTGACCCAGCAAGGACTTGGCCGCAACCTGACCCTTGATCTCCTTGAGAAACTACGTGATCCTGACAAACTCCCCAGATGTGAAACGGATGAAGAGGAACAAGAG GTGCCCCCACCTCCTGTGCCGCGAAGAATTCGCTCCAGCCAACGGCAAGGCGTAACCTCACCTGGATGTACTGAACCCCAAG CTCATAATTTTGGCCTTGATCTCAGAAACCGGCGGAGTCTAGAGTCCCCGAATTTCACG GAAACCACCGCAGACCCTGGTTATGGGACTGGCAGCCACCTCTATAGCTCTGCATTCAGCAGCAG AGAAGCAGCAACAGACTCAGACAATGATTATGATGATGTGGACAT CCCCAGCGCATGTCATGCAAGCAG tgAAACCTTATCTACCAACCTCCCACCTCCACTGCCTCCAAAG CCTAAACTCCGGATCTCGTCAGATGAGACTGTGGCGGAAAGATCGGCTGCAAGGTGTCCTGGCAAGCTCAGATTGCGGGGAAGATGCTCCAGCGGCCCCATTGCAAGCAGGGCACCTCAGCAAATGCCTCCGATGGCAGCCCAGGCCTCTCACCTTACTGCCAGATCAG TCCCTGAATTGTTCCCAGTCCCCCAGATTGAAGAACCACCCATCCTTCCACCCAAACCGGAGAAGAAACAGAAACCT GACAGAGCACTCTTCAAGAAGGTGTTTAATGAGTGCCCCTTACACATCACCTCGGCGACTGCTTGgactcatccaaatactaatg AGCTGCAtttaattctgggagctgaagaagGGATCTTTGCCTTGAATCGGAGTGAGAGTGAACCCACACTAGAACTG CTCTATCATAGCCGCACCACATGGGTGTACTGCATTGGAAATGTCCTCATGTCGCTTTCTG GAAAGTCCTCCCAGCTCTTCTCTCATAGTTTACTGGGCCTGTATGAGCAGAGCAGGCGAGAGCAGCGGCCTGGGATGTCCATCTCTCCCCACAGATTGTTACCCAG gaaaaatGTCACTACCACAAAGATTCCAGATACCAAAGGATGCCAAAAATGTTGCACAG CCAAAAATGCACAAAGCAATTGCCACTATCTATGTGGGGCACTAGAGGCAGGCGTGGTGCTGCTACAGTGGTATGAACCCATGCAGAAATTCATGCTGGTCAAG TATTTCGACTTCCCGCTCCCTTCTCCGTTGCCCGTCTTTGAGATGCTGATGACCTTTGATGAAGAGTACCCTTTGGTTTGCATTGGAGTGAGCAAGGGCCCCCCAGGGCAAGCAGTACAGTTCCAGATCATCAACCTAAATTCACTTACCTCTTGGTTCATTGATGACAGCAGTG AACCTGCATGCTCTGGCCCTGTCCAGGTGACCCAGCTGGACAGCAAGACGGTACTGGTTCTGATGAACA GGAGCATCCAGTTTGTCAGCCTCCAAGGATTGCTGCTTCAGTGCCCTCCACAACTCACTTTCGACGTGGAAATGGAATCAGTTG CGGTGGTGCGCAACAGTGTGTATGCATTTTGGCGCCATGGAGTGCAGAAGTGGATTCTGGAATCAGGACAG GTTGCACAGGATCTGCGGGATCAGCGATGGACCTTCCGGCTACTGGGAGCCTCAAG CACTATTGTGTTAGAGACACGGCCTGTGGATGAACCCAACTCCACCAGCAACCTCTACGTCCCCGAATGA
- the MAP4K1 gene encoding mitogen-activated protein kinase kinase kinase kinase 1 isoform X1, producing MDAQERAVLEISTRNPQDDFELLQRVGGGTYGEVYKARNKETGKLAAIKMVKMEADDDCATIQQEILMVKTCKHDNIVAYYGSYIRFNKLWICMEFCGGGSLQDVYQATGPLTELQIAYVCRETLKGLSYLHNQGKIHRDIKGANILLNDHGAVKLADFGISAQLSATFARRMSFIGTPYWMAPEVAAVELKGGYNELCDVWSVGITAIELAELQPPLFDVHPLRVLVLMTKSGYQPPKLKEKARWTPAFHNFVKVTLTKNPKKRPSASKMLTHQLVTQQGLGRNLTLDLLEKLRDPDKLPRCETDEEEQEVPPPPVPRRIRSSQRQGVTSPGCTEPQAHNFGLDLRNRRSLESPNFTETTADPGYGTGSHLYSSAFSSREAATDSDNDYDDVDIPSACHASSETLSTNLPPPLPPKPKLRISSDETVAERSAARCPGKLRLRGRCSSGPIASRAPQQMPPMAAQASHLTARSVPELFPVPQIEEPPILPPKPEKKQKPDRALFKKVFNECPLHITSATAWTHPNTNELHLILGAEEGIFALNRSESEPTLELLYHSRTTWVYCIGNVLMSLSGKSSQLFSHSLLGLYEQSRREQRPGMSISPHRLLPRKNVTTTKIPDTKGCQKCCTAKNAQSNCHYLCGALEAGVVLLQWYEPMQKFMLVKYFDFPLPSPLPVFEMLMTFDEEYPLVCIGVSKGPPGQAVQFQIINLNSLTSWFIDDSSEPACSGPVQVTQLDSKTVLVLMNRSIQFVSLQGLLLQCPPQLTFDVEMESVAVVRNSVYAFWRHGVQKWILESGQVAQDLRDQRWTFRLLGASSTIVLETRPVDEPNSTSNLYVPE from the exons ATGGATGCCCAAGAAAGAGCGGTTCTAGAGATTTCCACCAGAAACCCTCAAGATGACTTTGAGCTTCTGCAGCGAGTCGGCGGAGGGACCTATGGGGAAGTCTATAAG GCAAGGAACAAAGAAACCGGGAAACTGGCTGCTATCAAAATGGTCAAGATGGAAGCAG ATGACGATTGCGCCACTATTCAGCAGGAGATCCTGATGGTGAAAACGTGCAAACACGACAACATTGTTGCCTACTATGGAAGCTATATACG GTTTAACAAGCTGTGGATTTGCATGGAGTTCTGTGGAGGTGGCTCTCTTCAAGATGTCTACCAAG CCACTGGACCTTTGACAGAGCTTCAGATTGCCTATGTATGTCGAGAAACGTTGAAA GGTCTTTCTTATCTCCATAACCAAGGGAAGATCCACAGAGATATTAAG GGAGCCAACATCCTCCTCAATGACCACGGAGCAGTAAAACTGG CGGATTTTGGCATCTCAGCTCAACTCAGCGCTACTTTTGCCCGGAGAATGTCTTTCATCGGTACACCTTACTG GATGGCTCCGGAAGTGGCAGCGGTGGAACTCAAAGGCGGATACAATGAACTGTGTGATGTGTGGTCAGTGGGGATCACAGCTATTGAGTTGGCGGAGCTTCAGCCTCCCCTGTTTGATGTACACCCTTTGCG GGTCCTGGTCCTGATGACAAAGAGCGGCTATCAGCCCCCAAAGCTCAAAGAGAAAGCCCGGTG GACACCAGCCTTCCACAACTTTGTCAAGGTGACACTAACCAAGAACCCCAAGAAAAGGCCAAGTGCCTCCAAGATGCTGACT catcaacTGGTGACCCAGCAAGGACTTGGCCGCAACCTGACCCTTGATCTCCTTGAGAAACTACGTGATCCTGACAAACTCCCCAGATGTGAAACGGATGAAGAGGAACAAGAG GTGCCCCCACCTCCTGTGCCGCGAAGAATTCGCTCCAGCCAACGGCAAGGCGTAACCTCACCTGGATGTACTGAACCCCAAG CTCATAATTTTGGCCTTGATCTCAGAAACCGGCGGAGTCTAGAGTCCCCGAATTTCACG GAAACCACCGCAGACCCTGGTTATGGGACTGGCAGCCACCTCTATAGCTCTGCATTCAGCAGCAG AGAAGCAGCAACAGACTCAGACAATGATTATGATGATGTGGACAT CCCCAGCGCATGTCATGCAAGCAG tgAAACCTTATCTACCAACCTCCCACCTCCACTGCCTCCAAAG CCTAAACTCCGGATCTCGTCAGATGAGACTGTGGCGGAAAGATCGGCTGCAAGGTGTCCTGGCAAGCTCAGATTGCGGGGAAGATGCTCCAGCGGCCCCATTGCAAGCAGGGCACCTCAGCAAATGCCTCCGATGGCAGCCCAGGCCTCTCACCTTACTGCCAGATCAG TCCCTGAATTGTTCCCAGTCCCCCAGATTGAAGAACCACCCATCCTTCCACCCAAACCGGAGAAGAAACAGAAACCT GACAGAGCACTCTTCAAGAAGGTGTTTAATGAGTGCCCCTTACACATCACCTCGGCGACTGCTTGgactcatccaaatactaatg AGCTGCAtttaattctgggagctgaagaagGGATCTTTGCCTTGAATCGGAGTGAGAGTGAACCCACACTAGAACTG CTCTATCATAGCCGCACCACATGGGTGTACTGCATTGGAAATGTCCTCATGTCGCTTTCTG GAAAGTCCTCCCAGCTCTTCTCTCATAGTTTACTGGGCCTGTATGAGCAGAGCAGGCGAGAGCAGCGGCCTGGGATGTCCATCTCTCCCCACAGATTGTTACCCAG gaaaaatGTCACTACCACAAAGATTCCAGATACCAAAGGATGCCAAAAATGTTGCACAG CCAAAAATGCACAAAGCAATTGCCACTATCTATGTGGGGCACTAGAGGCAGGCGTGGTGCTGCTACAGTGGTATGAACCCATGCAGAAATTCATGCTGGTCAAG TATTTCGACTTCCCGCTCCCTTCTCCGTTGCCCGTCTTTGAGATGCTGATGACCTTTGATGAAGAGTACCCTTTGGTTTGCATTGGAGTGAGCAAGGGCCCCCCAGGGCAAGCAGTACAGTTCCAGATCATCAACCTAAATTCACTTACCTCTTGGTTCATTGATGACAGCAGTG AACCTGCATGCTCTGGCCCTGTCCAGGTGACCCAGCTGGACAGCAAGACGGTACTGGTTCTGATGAACA GGAGCATCCAGTTTGTCAGCCTCCAAGGATTGCTGCTTCAGTGCCCTCCACAACTCACTTTCGACGTGGAAATGGAATCAGTTG CGGTGGTGCGCAACAGTGTGTATGCATTTTGGCGCCATGGAGTGCAGAAGTGGATTCTGGAATCAGGACAG GTTGCACAGGATCTGCGGGATCAGCGATGGACCTTCCGGCTACTGGGAGCCTCAAG CACTATTGTGTTAGAGACACGGCCTGTGGATGAACCCAACTCCACCAGCAACCTCTACGTCCCCGAATGA
- the EIF3K gene encoding eukaryotic translation initiation factor 3 subunit K, producing MALFEQMRANVGKLLKGIDRYNPENLATLEHYVETQAKENAYDLEANLAVLKLYQFNPALFQTTVTAQILLKALTNLPHTDFTLCKCMIDQAHQEEKPIRQILYLGELLETCHFQAFWQALDENIDLLDGITGFEDSVRKFICHVVGITYQHIDRWLLAKMLGDLTDNQLKSWMSKYGWTETEPGTIFISNQEESIKPKNIVEKIDFDSVSSIMASSQ from the exons ATGGCGCTTTTCGAGCAAATGCGGGCGAATGTGGGGAAGCTGCTGAAGGGCATCGACAG GTATAACCCAGAGAACCTGGCGACGCTGGAGCACTATGTGGAGACCCAGGCCAAGGAGAACGCCTACGACTTGGAGGCCAACTTGGCTGTGCTTAAACT gtATCAGTTTAACCCTGCCTTATTCCAAACCACAGTAACTGCCCAGATCCTGTTGAAGGCCCTGACCAACCTGCCCCACACAGACTTCACACTCTGCAAATGCATGATTGACCAGGCGCAT CAAGAGGAGAAACCAATCCGTCAGATCTTGTATCTGGGGGAGCTGTTGGAGACATGCCACTTTCAGGCTTTCTGG CAAGCATTGGATGAGAACATAGATCTCCTGGATGGGATTACTGGATTTGAGGATTCTGTTAGGAAAT TCATCTGTCACGTGGTTGGGATCACATACCAACACATTGACCGCTGGCTTCTAGCCAAGATGTTGGGTGACCTCACAG ACAACCAACTCAAGTCTTGGATGAGCAAATATGGCTGGACAGAGACAGAACCAGGGACGATCTTCATCAGCAACCAGGAGGAGAGCATCAAGCCCAAAAACATTGTGGAGAAGATAGACTTTGACA